In Odontesthes bonariensis isolate fOdoBon6 chromosome 22, fOdoBon6.hap1, whole genome shotgun sequence, one genomic interval encodes:
- the rpl28 gene encoding large ribosomal subunit protein eL28 encodes MSSHLQWMVIRNCSSFLIKRNGQTYSTEPNNLKSRNSFRFNGLVHKKTVGVQPAADGKGVVVVLKKRAGQHKPANSYEKITINKNSRATLNSLRHIIRKNSYRKDLRMAALRRASAILKSQKPVVVKKKRTRATKTA; translated from the exons ATGTCGTCCCATTTGCAGTGGATGGTCATCAGGAACTGCTCCAGCTTCCTCATCAAGAGGAATGGACAGACCTACAGCACT GAGCCCAACAACCTGAAGTCCAGGAACTCTTTCCGCTTCAATGGTTTGGTGCACAAGAAGACTGTTGGTGTGCAGCCAGCTGCCGATGGAAAGGGTGTTGTGGTGGTGCTGAAGAAGCGTGCAG GCCAGCACAAACCTGCCAACTCTTATGAAAAGATCACCATCAACAAGAACTCCCGTGCCACCCTCAACAGCCTGAGGCACATCATTCGCAAGAACAGCTACAGGAAGGACCTGCGCATG GCTGCCCTTCGTCGTGCGAGCGCTATTCTGAAGAGCCAGAAGCCAGTTGTGGTGAAAAAGAAGCGCACCAGGGCTACCAAGACAGCATAA
- the LOC142373077 gene encoding uncharacterized protein LOC142373077 — protein MDEEDDLETLGEQLYSLIYPKQKENAGKLTGMLLELPAPVLSQMLQDEAMLTAAVEKALRALQLAKESSEFTYKDEDDVSASSDSLGEQLFELVDVYNTGHSQKITGMLLEQHKDAVLHLLSDSKQLEEQVNIALKTLKEQNVEETDVSDSSEADDMDRLGEKLFSLVEAIDPLHANDVTGMLLEMDPTALQQLISDRTMLEVAVQKAQAALDT, from the exons ATGGATGAAGAAGACGATCTGGAGACACTTGGTGAACAGCTGTACTCTCTGATTTACCCCAAACAGAAAGAGAATGCTGGAAAACTCACAG GCATGTTGCTGGAGCTGCCAGCTCCTGTGCTGAGTCAGATGTTGCAGGACGAGGCCATGCTGACAGCAGCAGTGGAGAAAGCCCTCAGAGCCCTGCAGCTGGCAAAGGAGTCCAG TGAATTTACATACAAGGACGAGGATGATGTGTCTGCATCCTCCGACTCACTGGGGGAGCAGCTGTTCGAACTGGTGGATGTTTACAATACCGGCCACTCACAGAAAATCACAG GGATGCTTCTGGAGCAGCACAAAGATGCAGTCTTACACCTCCTTTCGGACtccaaacagctggaggagcaggTGAACATCGCCCTGAAGACTCTAAAAGA GCAGAACGTAGAGGAGACGGACGTCAGCGACTCATCGGAGGCCGATGATATGGACAGACTGGGAGAGAAGCTCTTCTCACTGGTGGAGGCGATAGATCCTCTTCACGCAAATGATGTTACAG GCATGCTCCTGGAGATGGACCCAACTGCCCTCCAACAACTCATCAGTGACCGCACAATGCTGGAGGTTGCGGTTCAGAAAGCACAAGCGGCACTGGATACGTAG